Proteins from a single region of Oreochromis niloticus isolate F11D_XX linkage group LG7, O_niloticus_UMD_NMBU, whole genome shotgun sequence:
- the LOC100695208 gene encoding transcription factor 12: MYCAHPVSGAGNNSLMHCYNMKPAYGQSPGADIATQNSSSHLSPKAPSNVFASTFFEGMGNSPDIWNAVNGLNQQGYEGALGAATTHQTQPGSYSSLQPAHSHLDFSPHPVLAVDMNRALPPMSTFHRNNAVSRAPSVNTSESSAVSGSQGNVSGPSQTGDTLGKALASIYSPDHTSSSFPSSSSTPVRSPSPLPNSAEPAGSNMWPRSSVQAPVSPHYESSLISMSQVEDRLDRLDDVIHVLRNHAVGPTAGLPSDIHGLLNQPNHGHPGSASTLPLNCHSPAMVEAVSMNNNHSAFQGRAQNGHPYPARQRATLQPVQGGGRGGLGVQSNLELKMESGEMEEIMHTSHGHSSDSQRSDEESEHKTHGENSARNSIHEDEELSPEQKAERERERRMANNARERLRVRDINEAFKELGHMCQLHLKSEKPQTKLLVLHQAVAVILSLEQQVRERNLNPKAACLRRREEEKASAVMTDPQSMHLAFHPSLTDPANPMGHL; encoded by the exons ATGTACTGCGCTCACCCCGTCTCTGGCGCAGGGAACAACTCACTGATGCACTGCTACAACATGAAACCA GCTTATGGGCAGTCTCCTGGTGCAGACATCGCCACCCAGAACTCATCTTCACATCTGTCGCCCAAGGCCCCCAGCAACGTGTTTGCAAGCACGTTCTTTG AGGGGATGGGCAATTCACCGGACATCTGGAATGCTGTAAATGGGCTGAACCAGCAGGGCTATGAAGGTGCACTGGGAGCAGCCACAACCCACCAAACACAGCCGGGGAGTTACAGCAGCCTGCAACCGGCACACAGTCACCTG GACTTCTCTCCGCATCCAGTGTTGGCTGTGGATATGAACAGGGCTCTCCCGCCCATGTCCACTTTTCATCGTAACAATGCAGTCTCGCGCGCTCCGTCAGTCAACACCTCAGAGAGCTCTGCAG tcTCAGGGAGCCAGGGAAATGTGTCAGGACCATCACAGACAGGCGACACCTTGGGCAAAGCTTTGGCCTCT ATTTACTCCCCTGATCACACGAGCAGCAGCTTCCCCTCCAGCTCATCCACACCGGTGAGGTCTCCGTCTCCGCTGCCCAATTCAGCAGAACCTGCAG GTAGCAACATGTGGCCACGGAGTTCAGTTCAGGCACCGGTCTCACCACATTATGAGTCTTCGCTAATATCGATG TCTCAGGTGGAGGACCGTCTGGACAGACTGGATGACGTAATCCACGTCCTGAGGAACCATGCCGTTGGCCCCACCGCTGGTCTGCCCAGTGACATCCACGGGCTGCTGAACCAGCCCAACCACGGCCACCCGGGCTCTGCCAGCACCCTGCCGCTCAACTGTCACAGTCCAGCAATG GTTGAAGCTGTCAGTATGAACAACAACCACTCCGCCTTCCAGGGCCGCGCGCAAAATGGTCACCCGTACCCAGCCAGACAGAGGGCCACCCTACAGCCTGTGCAAGGTGGAGGTAGAG GTGGACTTGGGGTTCAGAGTAATCTAGAGCTTAAGATGGAAAGTGGGGAAATGGAAGAGATAATGCACACCAGCCATGGTCACAGTTCAGACAGCCAGAGATCAGATGAGGAGAGCGAACACAAAACACATGGAGAAAACAGTGCAAGAAACAG CATCCATGAGGATGAGGAGCTGAGTCCGGAGCAGAAGGCTGAGCGCGAGCgtgagaggagaatggccaaCAACGCCCGCGAACGCCTGCGTGTGCGCGACATCAACGAGGCCTTCAAGGAGCTCGGTCACATGTGTCAACTACACCTGAAGAGTGAGAAGCCGCAGACCAAGCTGCTGGTCCTCCACCAGGCTGTTGCGGTGATCCTCAGCTTGGAACAacaagtcagag AGAGGAACCTGAACCCGAAGGCAGCGTGTCTGcggaggagagaagaagagaaggcGTCTGCCGTCATGACGGACCCACAGTCCATGCATCTCGCTTTTCATCCCAGTCTGACAGACCCGGCGAACCCCATGGGCCATCTCTGA